cgctgtgaatccctgataactgaatgctgaaagacaacgataagcgacgggataacgaaaactgcacgatgtaagtacaggtagacacaacgattatcgctcaaaagatggctttgagcgatttttgagcgaaaatcgttgtgtctaaaagggcctttatgatGGGCTAAAGAGGAATGGCAAGTCCTTCTCTGCCCTGATACAGGTTCCTGGTCTTTTCTTGAACTGTTTCTTATAGAATTTTGTAATAATTTAGTATTGCCAGAATTCTTCTTAGCCTCTATTGGTTAGAGAGGACGTCACACTGCGAGTGGTTTGCTGAACGAGTCTCCACTTTCTTGATATAACTGTATATGCGGCCCCATCCTTGTTCCCAAtcatgttactgggctccgcacATGCAGTAGTAAGTAAATCGTCTCCCTGCATTAATGATTTTGCAGTCAGAGATGAATCTTCAAGTAGTTTTTACTGTTCTCCTATATCCATAACATCTGGGTCTTGACTTCCTCTGATGCGTTTTGCTCTTTCCCTCTCCTCCCAGCTCACTGGGGTCCTGAGGATCGTTCCTTGCAAAAACAATGTTTATTAAGTCCTAAGTATAAGGCCTGCAGCACACTAGCATTCTTCTCCTCCGTGCGTagttcgtttaaaaaaaaaatggagtacacaCAGACCGCATACAGACCCGTATTATTCTACGGTGCAACACACGCTACCGAGTTTACTCAGACAGACACGAACTGCGTGACAAAGCTCATTGCACGCATTATTCTGATTTTACGGAGGAGACTTGCCAATTCAGCGTGGGGAGATAAAACACAATAGCGCACACGGATGCCAAAAGTTTCTTTTCTTGCGGACATTAAAAATACATggcatacagagaaaaaaaaatgaactcacAGCCTGAATATGGACCAAATACAAAGGCTACATGGAGCTGCACATGTACGAAAAGATTCGGACACAAcataaatgtttttcttttctttttaacacTTGGCCTAAGTGATAAATGTTCTTTCTAGGAAAGCCCTTtgtagggtgtattcacatgggcagttTTCACTCAGGATTTCTGTGCCTTGCGAGATACACAGAAATTGCACttggaaaaaatatattaaattacACAGGCGATagaaatatcgcagcatgtccGACTTTTGTGTGATTCTGTTTAAGAGTTACCTATTATTCCctatggcagcaaaaaaaaaaatcgctgttgaatttttctatttttactactGAAACATGATTTTCACGCATGAGAAGAACACATGCAGCAATGCTATGAGCTCTTCCTGCAAACCCATTAGACTCGCATGAAAAGTCACTCTTTTGCAAGTGCGATATTGAGCTGAGTTTCTCAGACACACATCATACTCgcccgtctgaatgcaccctcatgctAATAGCCTGTACAGGCAGCCGGGTTGTGCTTTAGCGCACTCCATAACCGTACATAAAAGGGCCAAAGTCTTGTTTTATCTATCTGTATCCAAGTGATAACTGAGCGATGTGTGAACCGGGTCCTAAAGAGCTTTATTTCCCCTTTAAAGTGATCCGTCCGTTAAAGACAACATTTTACTGTACATCGCATACATACTTGGTGCCCCCTCATGAAACGATCCGAACGCCATTCATGCATTCTGGTCCGCCGTTTGCGTCTTCACAATATGACTACCATAGTCTCAGATTATGTTCTTAGGAAGTCTGAGACGTGTTCTCCCTTCTGATGGACCAGCGCCGATGACATCACCTGTGTCTTCCCCTCAAGGGTTTTCCACTGCAGCTTCGTCACATAGGACTATCGAGGGGGGTCTCAAACTCCACTTCTAGAAAATTCTAAGACTACAGCAGCCATTTAATGCAGATGGTTTCAGGAGACCAGTACGTACGAACAGTGGCAGGATCGTTGATAAGGATGGCACAAGGTATGGTAACTATACATTTGCTTTTGGCTGGTGGCACACAAGCggttttgcattgtggaatccatggTCGTCATCCACACAGAGGATCCGCAACAAATACCATTCAGAACATCCTAAGCCAAATCGTTTTTGCCTACACTTTTGCGGAAGTGAATTGCGATTTCTTTGAGCgaaggaaaatcacagcatgttctactttttgcaggctccgcacggacagcttcattgaagtcaatgaaagctgtccgacctgcggcccatccgcaattgacattgcagataggtcacGGGTGCCCGTGTCctcacctagcgacggcgcgaggaaaccacagatttaaaaaattttaaaaaataaactatactgtactgcgcatgaccgacggcgagccaCCGTGGCCATCTCCAATACAGAAGAAAGGCAGGTATGTGCGGTCGCCGGCAGCAGTGGGATCCGGATTCTGCtgtggctcctgcatgcagaatacaACTCATCTGGTGCCGCCGGCCTttcactggagggtcactttaacaaagTTTTTTCATCatagaaagtgatggcatataaCTAAGGCATGTCATCATTATCTGATGGGTGGGTCTATGGCTTCTGGGATCTCACTCCCGTGTACAGTCGGCTCATagcttttacgctttttgtcctGTTGCCTTACCGCTATATGTAAGTTGAGTTTGGGTTGGGCATCAAATGTGACTTTTATACTGGTGGAAGGGGGACGGGTAACCCTACTTTGTGTACTCCTTGCTTATTATTCTATCTTGGACTAATGTTTTTGATTTATTTAGGGACATATTTCTGGAAATTGACATGTATTTAATTATGGAATATGAAATTCACAAGTCTTCATTGTTTTCATTTCAGTTCCTCCTGCACAATCCCTTCCATCTTCCACCCCTCCAATGATGCCGCCCCCGCTTCCCATCAGTAACACTGGTCCTCCCCCCTTAGGACAAGCGAGGTCGCCGCTTACAATAGATAACTCCAAGCAGTGTTCCAGAGAAGCACAAGACGAGGTTCCTGTTGACGTAGAGGACATTTTGGCTCCGTTAAATCAAACTCTGGAGGCCTGCAAAGACTCAATTAAGGTGAATAAAGCAGTTATCACACAGTTCATATACATACGTTTTTCTACGTTTGTAACAAGTAAGATAATTTTTTACCCCTTTTGAATAGGTCTATATATTGGCCACATTCTTGCGCTGCAGCCTATGATGGCTGCACAAGTTAAAGTCCAACAAAACCCTATGGCAATCGTTTTTCTTTAACCATTTCCACTGGATTATTTCTGTATGCAGAGCTGTCAGTGAGCGCTGTTCATACAACGGCAGTGTTGCCGGGTattagtgcaatatgtctccacctcaagaatgggtggagacatggattGGCCGGGATAGTGTTGCCGTCTCTCTTCGCCCCAATGATCCCATAATTACCTTGACAATGGTTATCTGCAGAGCTGCTCGGCGTATCACAGCCCTGACTGTGACAACAGTTACATTTATCAGGGCAGTGAAGTTCGCACTGACTTTCCTCGGGAGAAACTAAGCAtcaacggaaaaacaaaaaaccctaaaTAATTctaaaataaacaataaaaatatattttaaaaaacctACTAATGCCCCACCAACTTGTCCAAAAGTCTTAGACCCAATGCAATTCTTCTAACTGGATCATGTTGTCAAAGTAAAGTGAACattagatgaccctggagataaatatacattttattttaaggCCTCTTTGTGTTATTAAAAAAGTTAGTTTAAGCTTTGTCACACAGAAAACCCAGAACggtaaaaaaaatgctcatgccTACAGGGCGTATGCATAAGACACTGCGGGTCTCCCCAAAGTGCTTTACCCACTTTGCAACCAtgtgctctgccagcagagaccgtGTGCCCTGCGCATGTGTATTCCTCGCTCTGTTTCAGAGTGGAGATGcgtatgaaaacgctgcccatacgtaatgtattgtgtatggacagcgtatcatacgcaccCTATAAAAAGGTATAGGGCTCACGCCGCGTGGTACactcaaatagaacatgctgctatttaCTTCTCTTGtgtatctacatgcagtgtcaACACGCACgtgtaaatggatcaatgaaagtctatcgactttcattgcctccattcaccgcatcACGCGCGGCCGTGCAATGCGCACATAATTTGTGGTTAAAACCCcttcgtggacatgagcccaaaatggtaaatgtgcttttttggttttTCCAGACACAAGTTTTTACAGAGATTGGGCGGAGGTTGGCTGTCTTCAAGGAAATGTGGAGCGGTGGAAAACTGTCCACATCTGTACAGAAAAGAATGAGCTTGTTGGTAAAAGGTAAGCATGGTTTATAGCAATCTGATTTTTGTCGTTTTATCACTTATTTTATCCACTGACTCTGGATCTGCAACTTTGCACCTGTCACTGATAAATCTATAAGTCATGTCAGTCAGTTCTTTGTTTTCTTATTCCCGTCTTGCAGCTATGTATGCtgtatattaaagaggttgtacagcTTTAAACTACTGATGGGTTATCtcagggataggtcatcaatagtagatcaatgggTTCGCAacctgggacccctgccaatcaactattggtcAGGCCAGTGGAGGTGCATGAAGCTGATTTCtgtcagaagcagacagctctgtttagATTGCCATACTCTGTTCCCTAGTGGCCCTgcttggcattacaggcaaagctccattgaagtgaatagggacTGTAATTGTAATGCCAAGGccggccactacagtgggatCTGTGCCGTCTACTTCTGGCAGAAATCAGCCCTGTGCTCCAGCCGAGCGAACGGGTCCTTGGCGGTGGACTCTTAGTTGAGCTTCTATTGACGACTGTTctgagcataggccatcaatagtttaaaggggttgtcccgcaaaagcaattgaagttaaacacttctgtatggccatataaatgcactttgtaatatacatcgtgcattaaatattggccatacagaagttatatacttaccccctccggtgttggcgtccccgtctccatggcgccaaccgaagccgccttctgcctcgattagacttCCCCTTTAAAGGCTTGGCTACAATATAGTAGAAAGAGATAGAAGAGCATATGCTAAGCACTTATTTTACTGGCAAGCATCCCACGTCCAGTAAATAATGTAGACTGAAGGTTTCCTCATCCATGGCATGTCTGAGAGGCGCCTGCACAGAGTAACGCTGGAGTAGGAGGGCATCCATAATTGTATAATGCGAAAACCTCTTCCTGCTTCAGCTCAGCTTTATTTTGCACTGACGCTTTACTAGAACTCATATTCAAGACACAGACTCAAGTGTCCTTCTAGAATAAAGCTGAGCAGAAGGACAAAGTGGTCATCTGATTTAGGccaaatgtccacaggcagatctgatttgcagaatcaAGCCTCCCATAGGTATACATGGGCGTtcgcaagtgaaataaagcatgcagatttgatttgtggactttttgctccatttcactgcggacCCTGCacaaactgcttccattgaagtccattccatgagtttaaaagaaaaagcaTTCCACTGCGCATGCATGGCGGGGTGGCGGCCGGCGCTTCCCCACACAACCACAGTGAAGAAAAGAGAGGACCCGGATGGGTAAGTAGAAGTCCCGCAGTGTCCTCAGCCATGGACTGggatggattctgctgcgggctccaccatgtgaaatccgatccgcccgtggacatgaggccttacatgtAACTGCTTCTGCTGCTTCTTGCAGTTTCCCTTTATTCTACGTAGGTTCTTCTCTGTGACATGCCATGAGGAAGGAAAGCAGACCAGTTGATCATGACAAAAATGAGTGATTAAACGACTTACTTTCTGTTCCTTTAGTTGTGTTTGACATAAGCCactaaataacatgaaaagacaCGCAGACAACCTTCTATAGTTATATGAGTAAGTCCAGGGCATAAATGCAATGACCGATAGTTGTAAATGTAAATCATCTTTACTAAAGTTCATAAAAGCATACAAATTATAATATTAGTATCGGAAAGAAATAATCACTACTCTTATGCATTTTTTGAGTTTGAGATGTGTAACCCTTTAACGCTATAGGAGGTGCAGTTACATCCTGCACCATCtgagtatgtatgaagggagatcgtgcAGCGATCATTTGTCAGATTCTGATAAGGTGCAGAAATACCCGTTACCACGACAACTTCTCACATTCTACATCTTAGTACATTTGGTTCCGTTAATGTTTTCTTCACACTTTAGAACTGCAGAACAAGAATTGGGATTCGGCCGATGAAATTCATCGATCTCTTATGGTTGATCACGTCAATGAAGTCAGCCAGTGGATGGTGGGAGTAAAACGTTTAATCGCTGAAGCTAGAAACCTCCCTCAGGAAGCTTCGCCTACAGAAGATGAAcctccagcagatggcactacGGACACTACTAAGCAGGAGAGTTAGGAGGATTCCTCATGGGTGCTGTTGGACATCGCTATGCAGTCTGTATATAGTATTCCATTGGTTATCTATTACCAGTCTGGCATTTTGAAGATTTCTGTTGaatttctatttttgacatagaTTCAGGAACACTAACTTTGTCAAATTTTAACTGCTTTCTGAACAAATTGCAGTTGTTAAGAATAAAGACCTTTAAAAGGGAATTCCCCGTTGGGCAATAAGTCTTTGACTTGTACATGCCATCACCATTTGGTCCCTGGCGACTGATTTTAGGGGTCAATTGCTGATTgggaataagggagatggaacaatacctccgcagtgccacctgttggaaggcagcattccttcaagtcaaagttagactctttatacaagccttgtaacaatgaccgtgaattgaaagccaagccagactccatacacagacagctgtttcagggtgtttgcccctcatcagtgtacagtaggagtctggctttgctagtgagaggactgtgacgtgggtcagaaatggcactgtggaggtattattctatctcccttatttacatattacccaaagcagcatgaatggccttttgagtctcctcactcaccgtctaggtgctctctctaaggagaaaagatagcgttgcTGATGGGGGAAACGCAGATGTTCTGTATAATGACTTCTTGAGCACCACATTTCTGCAGCATTGACATTACATGGAATTTTGTTGTGTTGCCAAAACAGAGAATGTTTGTGACTCCTATTGAATATAGCAGCATGGCGGCGGCGCCTCATGATTCATTATACACATTGGTTGCTTCCTTTGCACACTTTAATATATTGCTTCTTTGCTGCTGCAGACTCCAGGACAAGCAGACTTTACTTTCTGAGCTTTTAATGGCAATGAAGAAAGGGAGAAGTATTAGGAGTTTATCACACACAGTAATGTTTTAGGACAACAGATCCACTTACAGCGCGGAAACAAAGGGTCACAGTGTTATTTTGCAGAACCGGTGGAGACCCTGCAGAAAACATTCCCTGCAGATTATCACCCCTGTTGTTCTCTCCAAAGTAATCATAGATATTGTAATGTAAGTTGGGATTCGTTTCGTCTGGCGTATCATTGTTTTCTGGGGATTTGTGCTTACATTTCAATAAACTTGTTTACAGTTTTATATTTTCTTCACTCATGTATTTGTTAAATTAGGTATGAAACAAGGTACGAAAAAATAAGAGGACAAAATATGTATTTGTAGATCCTGaaccctgaggcctcatgtccacggcatgcaTGGAGAACGTGCAGGGAATCCAGCCCTGCTCAcagccagtgagccctgcttacctgcattTCCGCGGCAGCGGCGTCCGCGCGGATCCCTCCGCTTCCAGGTTTGCTGTACCACGCATGGTCCTcacagctcgccgtcggacatgcgcagtacagattttattttttttttaatcccttgctttcccgcggatccacaGAACGTCCGCAGTGTCATCTGCGGGTGGGCcgcagatcagatggcttccactgactgcaatggaagccgtccatgcgggaaccccacaaaaatggagcctgctgcaatttgttttccgaaccaaaaggtctgcaaatcaaatccgcatgctttagtcCATTTGTGGAGCCCTTGCATCTCTATGAGTGGCTTGATTTCCGGATCTCCCGCGTGAATttcgcaaatcaaatttgcacgtggacattgggtctaatGCATAATTTGTAACAGGTTCCTGATCTATCATTTGCTATTGACGCTTAATGACcaatttattagagacccccatctagtagaacATTGAACCTCTTGGCTTTCTGAACTGCAATATGTTgcagcatagattccactaggcgtTGAATCTGTTtggcaggaatatcggcccatgtggacaggaagcttcttgtagttaccACAAATTACATGGAAGTATTGACATGCTCTGGACAGCTGACAACAAGGATTCATCgttttcatgctgcttgcgccaatttctgactctcccatcagcatggtgcaacagaagcCTGGATTCTTCTGACCAGGCGATGCTTTTCTATTGTTCAGTGATCCAACTTTTGTGCGGTTTTTGCCCCTTGGACTCTTGCCTTTCTGTTACCGCATTGCAGTGTGATTGTTGTCTATTGACTGTTACAGCCTATCCGAGCAAAGGAACaacgagttgtgcatttggacacataaATGTGCGCACCAGCGGTGTATTCAACGGCACTTTGCATCACCTGTTTGTCTTATTGTCAGAATTATTCTTAATGGAAAAGATTTGGTACcatattagccagtagagcaaagtgtgtgtgtgtgtatatatatgtgtgtgtgtatatatatatatgtgtatgtgtgtgtgtgtgtatgtatgtatgtatgtatatatatatatatatatatatatatatatatatacacacacacacacacatgacaaGGCATAGACTTGGATGTCCTTAATTTGGATTTTCAACATAGGACTAAAATCTTCAAGATGattcatgcgtgaatgggaagtatgagaaatctatagcagagataacactctggcctggtgaccccctaacaccaattccgGGACCTTGATCAcatcattctctgtatactcttgaCACCATTACACATGAAAAGtgggcagtttttgaaatacagGCCTTATTTGAAGCTCCTCGGAtcactaggttttttttttccgttctaatttggattcacactgaaactgattcacgggaaacttgtcacatgattttatgctgcgctcCGGGGTCACATGTCTTACTTCCATGCAGAGAAGCTCCAAGCATGAAAAGtgcaggtgtctctaataaagtgacagtTCAATGCATAATACTGGCGTCTTCTGATGTCCTCTCCATTGGGCATGAATGCAGGGGAACTAGGAAGGACTAGTATgtattctgtcttttttttttttttttttttactgcaggctGAGCTACGGTTTACACAATACTCTCTCCAGATAACTCCTCTAAACTGTCCTCACAggatgatgcctgataagcatcagagaggaggctgcactgcatgaaaggttggtatataaaatgagaatgtggGGGTGCAGTTTGGCAATGGAGAAGAGCGGTCGCTAAGCTCTGCTGCTCCTGCTAGCAAGAGAGTGAGAAGGTCAAATACATGTCAAAGGCAACCTTATCCTGTGTACACGGACAATAGGAGGAGAAGGACTACGTCCCAGACCGCTTCCCCGCCATCTCAGAGCATATGGAGGTACCTTGCGGGCTCACAGTAAGAGGGAACGCAGCAGGCCACAGACAGCATGGCGGCGGCTGCTGTGAGTAACgacgtgcaggaaaaagaaccccCAGCAGAAAATGATGGGGCTGTCACCGCTCACAGCCAGAGCACGACAGGACTGACACTGCTGGAAAGCCTCAAGGAAGGCGCACAGCAAGGAGGGACCGCAACGCTCATCAGCGCTGCTGGAGACAGAGCAGGAGATGGGGAATGAAGGCCGCACACCCCACACACTGAAGCACCAAGATAACAACTTGGCCACTTGGTGGAGTTTGGCCACTTATCCAATTTgaaaatcaactactccaagtcAGAGGCCCTAAATATTTCACTACCACTAGCAGAAGAAAAATATATAGAAGAACAATTCCCGTTTAAATGGAAAAAAGAGGCTATGCAGTCTGACTTGTGACTTGTCTGCTGTGAAACAAGCTGAGACACTAGAGAACGTTCAATATTTTTCATTATTGTATTCTGAGAAGTGGAATTTCTGTAATCAGTAGTGGATGCTATATCAGCTGTCTACTTCATAGCGGTCACTGACCAGTATATCGCTGCTCTCCAGTATTTTACTAGACTATAGACCTCCAGTTTTAAGGAACCTAAAACCCGAGCTTTCAAATTGGCCTGGGAGTCTCCTGAAATGGAAGCAAGAAAATATCCTGCTATGGCTGCTGGTAGCCACCGCTAGGTTGTGCATGCTGCATGATTTGTAAAACTGGACTCCTCATATGGTACAGTTGGATCTTTTTGACTTCTCAAGCCCCACTGATTAAGCCTAGTCTAACATGGGTGTATTGTCATTGCACGTCATGCATGCAATTTTCACGCTCGCAATGCACgctgccaatagcccattgatttttattgtggcactcacacctgcgtattttTCACGTGCGTAGCactcaagcaaaaaaaaattgtggcatatcCTATCTTGGCATATATTACACGTGGATatacgccaagatagtgtatggagaTTGGCGTTACGCAGCAAATATCAAAAGAAACAGCAAAACCACAGGTCTGCGCCAAACAATTTTTGCAAGCAATTTAAATTGAGAAGTATGTACTGCAGATAAATCATTTCCATCCCTAAGGATGCCTTTACACAGGCGCTAAAGTTGCGCgcgatttgtgcgttttgagacacacaaatctcacacatatATGACTTCCatacttttgaatggggtcatacacatgagcgatgttttcctgtatgGTACCGCAATGTGATGCAATGCGAGaagcaaaccgcagcatgttctgtcttgctgcgtgatcttgcatcgcagcgccaattgttttcaatgggagaaaccCTGTGATCctcctgctgcggctgacagccaCCACAGTGGAGGGTGCATGAATATGCATCTCATCCCTGGGGAATTCTCATGGTGGGGAGTGCGCTAAGGGGCGGGGTTTAAGTTAGCCTaatgccgcctgcagatgggcgggtccgATCCGGCGGgaggattcttgccgcgggacctgacccaagcgcctgcagggatcagcgcgtactcacccacgcccgccggctctggctctttgatgtgccggcttgccgcgcagctggcgcatgcgcataccggagccggcggcaggcgagtgacatttctgtgcggggatctgagccccgcacagaaatagagcatgtcacgatttgtttgccgcgcgatattttgcgcggccaaatcgcggctgtctgcataggattgcgtttgttaacgcaatcctatgcaggtttccagcagcagaaattccacgggaaatcccaccgcggaatttccgcacatgtgcagggggcctaaggccgctctcacacgggtgttttttttacagcgcttaGCTGTAttgagcctccattcatttcaatggggcttctcagatgagcgcTGTAGCAAAGCATTTCTAACG
The nucleotide sequence above comes from Eleutherodactylus coqui strain aEleCoq1 chromosome 2, aEleCoq1.hap1, whole genome shotgun sequence. Encoded proteins:
- the SRA1 gene encoding steroid receptor RNA activator 1 isoform X2, with amino-acid sequence MADLYVKPGNQERGWNDPPQLSYGLQTAGGGKRTPLNKRVPAPLQGSPTVPPAQSLPSSTPPMMPPPLPISNTGPPPLGQARSPLTIDNSKQCSREAQDEVPVDVEDILAPLNQTLEACKDSIKTQVFTEIGRRLAVFKEMWSGGKLSTSVQKRMSLLVKELQNKNWDSADEIHRSLMVDHVNEVSQWMVGVKRLIAEARNLPQEASPTEDEPPADGTTDTTKQES
- the SRA1 gene encoding steroid receptor RNA activator 1 isoform X1; the protein is MSVRSDRDGEEPHRSPTGNQERGWNDPPQLSYGLQTAGGGKRTPLNKRVPAPLQGSPTVPPAQSLPSSTPPMMPPPLPISNTGPPPLGQARSPLTIDNSKQCSREAQDEVPVDVEDILAPLNQTLEACKDSIKTQVFTEIGRRLAVFKEMWSGGKLSTSVQKRMSLLVKELQNKNWDSADEIHRSLMVDHVNEVSQWMVGVKRLIAEARNLPQEASPTEDEPPADGTTDTTKQES
- the SRA1 gene encoding steroid receptor RNA activator 1 isoform X4, which translates into the protein MADLYVKPGNQERGWNDPPQLSYGLQTAGGGKRTPLNKRVPAPLQGSPTGQARSPLTIDNSKQCSREAQDEVPVDVEDILAPLNQTLEACKDSIKTQVFTEIGRRLAVFKEMWSGGKLSTSVQKRMSLLVKELQNKNWDSADEIHRSLMVDHVNEVSQWMVGVKRLIAEARNLPQEASPTEDEPPADGTTDTTKQES
- the SRA1 gene encoding steroid receptor RNA activator 1 isoform X3, with protein sequence MSVRSDRDGEEPHRSPTGNQERGWNDPPQLSYGLQTAGGGKRTPLNKRVPAPLQGSPTGQARSPLTIDNSKQCSREAQDEVPVDVEDILAPLNQTLEACKDSIKTQVFTEIGRRLAVFKEMWSGGKLSTSVQKRMSLLVKELQNKNWDSADEIHRSLMVDHVNEVSQWMVGVKRLIAEARNLPQEASPTEDEPPADGTTDTTKQES